The following nucleotide sequence is from Streptomyces leeuwenhoekii.
TGCAGCGCGAACGCCTTCACGGCCGTCGCCCGGGACCCGGACTCGGCGGCGGCCAGCACCTCGCGCTCGACCGCCTTGACCGCGCAGACCAGCCCGGTGGCGTGGTCCGGCAGCGGGCCGGCCGCCACCGGGTGCGCGCCGTCCGCGCCGACCAGGCACGGGACTTCGATCACCGCCTCGGAGTCCAGGACCGGCAGGGTGCCGCGGTTGCGGACGTTGAGGATCAAGGTGGCGCGCTCGTTGCGGGCGATGGCCCGCATCAGCGCCAGCGCCACCCGCTCGTAGCCGCCGGAGAGGTCCTCGGCCTCGCGCTCGCCCGCGCCCGCGGCCTCGCGGTTCTCCGACATGTAGGTGGCCTCGCGTTCGGCCCGGGTGCGCTGCCAGGCCGCCAGGGCGGAGACGCCGGGGTCGAGCACCGCCTTGTAGAACCCGGCCTGCTGGTCGCGCAGGAAGGCGCCGCGGGTCCGCTCGGCGCGCCGGTAGGCGGCCACGGTCTCCCGGTTGAAGTAGTAGTAGTGCAGGTACTCGTTGGGGATCGCGCCCAGCTCCCGGAGCCACTCGGGGCCGAACAGCCTGCCCTCCTCGAAGGAGCCGAGCAGCTTGGCATCGGCCAGCAGGCGCGGCAGTTCGTCGCGGCCGGCCACCCGCAGGCCGCGCACCCAGCCGAGGTGGTTCAGGCCGACGTAGTCGATCCACGCCTCGTCCGGGTCGACGCCGAGCACCCGGGCGATCCGGCGGCCGAGGCCGACCGGCGAGTCGCAGATGCCGATGACGCGGTCGCCTAGGTGGCGGGACATGGCCTCGGTGACCAGACCGGCCGGGTTGGTGAAGTTGATGACCCAGGCGTCGGGGGCGAGGCGGGCCACCCGCCGGGCGATGTCCACCGCCACCGGCACGGTCCGCAGACCGTAGGCGATTCCGCCCGCGCCCACCGTCTCCTGTCCCAGCACCCCCTCGGCGAGGGCCACCCGCTCGTCGTGCGCCCGGCCCTCCAGACCGCCGACGCGGATCGCGGAGAAGACGAAGTCGGCGCCGCGCACCGCCTCGTCGAGGTCGGTGGTGGCCGTCACCCGGGGCGCGTCCGCCACGCCGGCGGCCTGCTCGGCCAGCACCCGGGTCACCGCCGCCAGCCGTCCCGCGTCCAGGTCGTGCAGCACCACCCGCGTCACCCGGCCCTCGCCGCGGTCCGCCAGCAGCGCTCCGTACACGAGCGGTACCCGGAATCCGCCGCCGCCCAGAATCGTCAGCCTCACGCCTGCACCCTTCCCGCCGCGGCCGCGGCGGCGCCCGCCTCGCAGAGGAGGCGCGCGTCCGCCCGGTCCGCCGGCGCCTTGGTCACCACCGGTCGCACCCCTCGCCGGATCGGCGAGCAGCACGATCTTGTCACCGGCCGGTGCGCCGGGTCTCGGGTACGGGTACGGCCGCGGACGGGGTCGCGACGCTCGTGCGGGCATATGAGCCCGGTATCGGAACAATGACCAGCCGCGCGAACCCACGCACAGCGACAACGCGCAGTCACGGGCGGAGAGGAAACAATTGTCGTCACCAATAGTTGTTGCCGACCGGCAGGGTGCGAGAGACTGATCCGGCACGCAGTCGTCCCGCCCCGCCGGGGGCCTCGTCCAGGGAGCCCG
It contains:
- a CDS encoding 6-phospho-beta-glucosidase; its protein translation is MRLTILGGGGFRVPLVYGALLADRGEGRVTRVVLHDLDAGRLAAVTRVLAEQAAGVADAPRVTATTDLDEAVRGADFVFSAIRVGGLEGRAHDERVALAEGVLGQETVGAGGIAYGLRTVPVAVDIARRVARLAPDAWVINFTNPAGLVTEAMSRHLGDRVIGICDSPVGLGRRIARVLGVDPDEAWIDYVGLNHLGWVRGLRVAGRDELPRLLADAKLLGSFEEGRLFGPEWLRELGAIPNEYLHYYYFNRETVAAYRRAERTRGAFLRDQQAGFYKAVLDPGVSALAAWQRTRAEREATYMSENREAAGAGEREAEDLSGGYERVALALMRAIARNERATLILNVRNRGTLPVLDSEAVIEVPCLVGADGAHPVAAGPLPDHATGLVCAVKAVEREVLAAAESGSRATAVKAFALHPLVDSVAVARRLVDGYTAVHPGLAYLT